In Aquila chrysaetos chrysaetos chromosome 17, bAquChr1.4, whole genome shotgun sequence, one genomic interval encodes:
- the LOC115352683 gene encoding LOW QUALITY PROTEIN: probable G-protein coupled receptor 19 (The sequence of the model RefSeq protein was modified relative to this genomic sequence to represent the inferred CDS: deleted 1 base in 1 codon) translates to MFAHSVDNSSAPFVLPTLLLLLQNKSYPETSTPPAGHRVTESPTGPPSSRNHTVLQYQLRLGEIAAASMVLGALWLVSVFGNSLVCLVIHRSRRTQSTTNYFVVSLACADLLISVASVPFVLLQFTYGRWMLGNAMCKLVRYVQYLAPGVQIYVLLSICVDRFYTILYPLSFKVSREKAKKMILASWLFDAVLASPAFFFYGSNSDDHCNFFLPSSWEGALYGAIHLLVVFLIPSILIILFYQKVIRYIWRIGTDGRTVRRTMNIVPRTKVKTIKMFLTLNSVFLLSWLPFYVVQLWHPQETDYRKSALLFLAVAWVSFSSSASKPTLYSVYNANFRRGMKETFCMSAMKCYRSNAYTITTSSRIAKKNHVGIADISAPAKTVTKDSIYDAFNREAKEKKLAWPIQSNPPNTFV, encoded by the exons ATGTTTGCCCACAGCGTGGATAACAGCAGCGCTCCTTTTGTTCTCCCTACCTTattgctcctgctgcagaacaAGAGCTACCCCGAAACCTCCACCCCTCCTGCTGGCCACAGGGTGACCGAGTCACCCACAGGACCCCCCTCAAGCAGGAACCACACTGTCTTGCAGTATCAACTGAGGCTGGGGGAAATCGCG GCAGCCAGCATGGTTTTGGGAGCGTTGTGGCTGGTCTCCGTCTTTGGAAACTCCCTCGTCTGCTTAGTGATCCACAGGAGCAGGAGGACGCAATCCACCACCAACTATTTTGTCGTCTCCCTGGCTTGCGCAGACCTTCTCATCAGTGTCGCAAGCGTGCCCTTCGTGCTGCTTCAGTTTACCTATGGCAGGTGGATGCTGGGGAACGCGATGTGCAAGCTGGTAAGGTACGTGCAGTACCTTGCCCCTGGCGTCCAGATATACGTGCTCCTCTCGATATGCGTGGATCGATTCTACACTATCCTCTACCCCCTGAGCTTCAAAGTGTCCAGGgagaaagccaagaaaatgaTCCTGGCCTCCTGGCTCTTTGACGCTGTATTGGCATCACCGGCTTTCTTTTTCTACGGCTCCAACAGCGACGACCACTGCAACTTCTTTCTCCCCAGTTCTTGGGAAGGAGCCCTCTACGGTGCCATCCACCTCTTGGTGGTGTTTCTGATCCCTTCCATCCTCATCATCCTCTTCTACCAGAAGGTCATCAGGTACATTTGGAGAATAGGCACCGATGGCAGGACTGTCAGGAGGACAATGAATATTGTCCCAAGAACAAAAGTGAAAACCATCAAGATGTTCTTAACGCTCAACTCGGTCTTCCTCCTGTCCTGGCTCCCTTTCTACGTGGTACAGCTGTGGCACCCGCAGGAAACAGACTACAGAAAGAGTGCCTTGCTTTTCCTGGCCGTCGCCTGGGtttctttcagctcttcagcCTCCAAGCCAACCCTCTACTCCGTGTATAATGCCAACTTCAGAAGAGGGATGAAAGAAACTTTTTGCATGTCTGCCATGAAATGCTACAGAAGCAATGCATACACCATCACCACCAGTTCCAGGATAGCCAAAAAAAATCACGTTGGGATCGCAGATATCTCAGCTCCGGCCAAAACTGTCACCAAAGATTCCATCTATGATGCTTTtaacagagaagcaaaggaaaaaaagcttgccTGGCCTATTCAGTCCAATCCCCCAAATACATTTGTCTAG
- the CREBL2 gene encoding cAMP-responsive element-binding protein-like 2 isoform X2: MAEAAALAVVPSAAGKIGVKIRAQRSREPVRESEPAEDGTQVVGGKVKKPGKRGRKPAKIDLKAKLERSRQSARECRARKKLRYQYLEELVSSRERAICALREELEMYKQWCMAMDQGKIPSEIKALLTGEEQGKAQQNSTKLAKAGKTEANSSNPW, encoded by the exons ATGGCGGAGGCGGCGGCACTGGCGGTGGTCCCGTCAGCGGCAGGAAAGATCGGGGTCAAAATAAGGGCTCAGCGCTCGAGGGAGCCTGTGCGAGAGTCGGAACCGGCGGAGGACGGGACACAG GTGGTTGGAGGCAAGGTAAAGAAACCGGGCAAGCGAGGTCGTAAACCAGCCAAAATAGACTTGAAGGCAAAACTTGAAAGAAGTCGTCAGAGTGCAAGAGAGTGCAGAGCCAGGAAGAAGCTGAGGTACCAGTACCTGGAAGAGCTGGTTTCAAGCAGAGAGCGAGCCATCTGTGCTCTCAGAGAAGAGCTTGAAATG TACAAGCAGTGGTGCATGGCGATGGACCAAGGGAAAATCCCCTCTGAAATAAAAGCCCTGCTAACTGGAGAGGAGcaaggcaaagcacagcagaaCTCAACCAAACTTGCCAAGGCTGGGAAGAcagaagcaaacagcagcaatcCTT GGTGA
- the CREBL2 gene encoding cAMP-responsive element-binding protein-like 2 isoform X3, with product MAEAAALAVVPSAAGKIGVKIRAQRSREPVRESEPAEDGTQVVGGKVKKPGKRGRKPAKIDLKAKLERSRQSARECRARKKLRYQYLEELVSSRERAICALREELEMYKQWCMAMDQGKIPSEIKALLTGEEQGKAQQNSTKLAKAGKTEANSSNP from the exons ATGGCGGAGGCGGCGGCACTGGCGGTGGTCCCGTCAGCGGCAGGAAAGATCGGGGTCAAAATAAGGGCTCAGCGCTCGAGGGAGCCTGTGCGAGAGTCGGAACCGGCGGAGGACGGGACACAG GTGGTTGGAGGCAAGGTAAAGAAACCGGGCAAGCGAGGTCGTAAACCAGCCAAAATAGACTTGAAGGCAAAACTTGAAAGAAGTCGTCAGAGTGCAAGAGAGTGCAGAGCCAGGAAGAAGCTGAGGTACCAGTACCTGGAAGAGCTGGTTTCAAGCAGAGAGCGAGCCATCTGTGCTCTCAGAGAAGAGCTTGAAATG TACAAGCAGTGGTGCATGGCGATGGACCAAGGGAAAATCCCCTCTGAAATAAAAGCCCTGCTAACTGGAGAGGAGcaaggcaaagcacagcagaaCTCAACCAAACTTGCCAAGGCTGGGAAGAcagaagcaaacagcagcaatcCTT GA
- the CREBL2 gene encoding cAMP-responsive element-binding protein-like 2 isoform X1, whose product MAEAAALAVVPSAAGKIGVKIRAQRSREPVRESEPAEDGTQVVGGKVKKPGKRGRKPAKIDLKAKLERSRQSARECRARKKLRYQYLEELVSSRERAICALREELEMYKQWCMAMDQGKIPSEIKALLTGEEQGKAQQNSTKLAKAGKTEANSSNPCLWRPVKT is encoded by the exons ATGGCGGAGGCGGCGGCACTGGCGGTGGTCCCGTCAGCGGCAGGAAAGATCGGGGTCAAAATAAGGGCTCAGCGCTCGAGGGAGCCTGTGCGAGAGTCGGAACCGGCGGAGGACGGGACACAG GTGGTTGGAGGCAAGGTAAAGAAACCGGGCAAGCGAGGTCGTAAACCAGCCAAAATAGACTTGAAGGCAAAACTTGAAAGAAGTCGTCAGAGTGCAAGAGAGTGCAGAGCCAGGAAGAAGCTGAGGTACCAGTACCTGGAAGAGCTGGTTTCAAGCAGAGAGCGAGCCATCTGTGCTCTCAGAGAAGAGCTTGAAATG TACAAGCAGTGGTGCATGGCGATGGACCAAGGGAAAATCCCCTCTGAAATAAAAGCCCTGCTAACTGGAGAGGAGcaaggcaaagcacagcagaaCTCAACCAAACTTGCCAAGGCTGGGAAGAcagaagcaaacagcagcaatcCTT GCCTGTGGAGACCTGTGAAGACCTGA